A genomic region of Xyrauchen texanus isolate HMW12.3.18 chromosome 29, RBS_HiC_50CHRs, whole genome shotgun sequence contains the following coding sequences:
- the si:ch211-245j22.3 gene encoding guanylyl cyclase inhibitory protein has product MKMGQASTLPCRKGGTYVTELYEWFRKFLNECPSGLITLHEFRRHFCNGTVGKESAEYAEQIFRTLDNNGDGVVDFREYVTAISMLIEGSSVEKLRWSFKLFDKDKDGAITRSEMLEIMQAVYKMSVAASLTKRDPLTAEECTNRIFVRLDKDNNAIISQEEFIEGALNDEWIREMLECDPNTVKVERPLKGHAVL; this is encoded by the exons ATGAAGATGGGACAGGCTTCAACCTTACCCTGCAGAAAAGGTGGTACCTATGTCACCGAGCTTTACGAATGGTTCAG GAAATTCTTGAACGAGTGTCCCAGTGGGCTGATCACCCTCCATGAGTTCAGACGTCACTTCTGTAATGGAACCGTGGGAAAAGAGTCAGCGGAGTATGCAGAGCAGATATTCCGGACACTAGATAACAATGGG GATGGAGTTGTGGACTTCAGAGAATATGTGACGGCTATCAGCATGTTGATTGAGGGCTCTTCAGTGGAGAAGCTTCGTTGGTCCTTCAAACTCTTTGACAAAGACAAAGATGGAGCCATCACTCGGTCTGAGATGCTTGAAATCATGCAG GCAGTGTACAAGATGAGTGTAGCTGCCTCACTGACCAAGCGTGATCCACTGACTGCCGAAGAGTGCACCAACAGGATATTTGTACGGCTGGACAAAGATAACAATG CCATAATCAGTCAAGAGGAATTCATTGAAGGCGCACTGAATGATGAATGGATCAGAGAGATGTTGGAGTGTGATCCAAACACAGTGAAGGTGGAGAGGCCTCTCAAAGGCCATGCAGTACTCTAA